Below is a window of Ornithodoros turicata isolate Travis chromosome 7, ASM3712646v1, whole genome shotgun sequence DNA.
GTACTCCACGGATATAGGTGCGATATAGGTGCGAGGCACTCCACCACAGCCTATGCGTGTTTGTCAGCGCATGTCAGCTAGCAAAAACGCATTTACCTGCCTGCACCCACGCAGTTTGGCGATTTGCGGTTTGTCTCTGCTTGTTGCGGATAAAAATGCGGGATTTACCAACGCTGCATCGAGAGTAGTGCAGGTACACctagtggcgtcactagggcaTGCGTCACCGCAGTGATGTAACCAGTCCCCCTACACCCCCGACGCCCCCAAATCTTTGGCGCTAAACTTTTTACTGGTGCACCCCTTACGGGGCTGTCCTCGCCATTTCAGCTTTTATGACGTGTTGGTAATTTTACGTTCAGCTCTTCATGACGAAACTGTAATAACGACTCCCAGTTTTTGCAACTCGTGCTTTGGATTGGGTTCGGCGGGTTCGGTTTACGGTGGGGGCGGACCGCACCCACCACAAACCCCCAGTGACGCGCCAGGGCAGTTGTTCATCCAGTATCACAGACATGGGAATGGGCTAACCAAAACGTAAAAGGGGGGATGTAATTATTACAGCTATGTTGTACAGAAGAAAAACATTGAGGGGTGttgggaggggaggggggtctGAATAAAATCACTGTGCCAGCGTTATACAGGACTACTCTCACCCTCACATCTAACTTCTTTACGCCTTGTTGCCCGTTCACAAATTAATTTTGGTATTTTCTCCAGTGTTGGTCACACCTACATATAACCCATGGTCATTTGTCCTTCCACTGGAGCTCCTGTAGTTTTCGCTTCAAATAGCTGGCTTATGGAAAATCCATCGTACGTGACTTGCAAACCCAACTCTATCCGACAACATGCGAGCTCATATCTGATTATACCGCAAACAAAATAAGGTCAATAAGGTGGTTAATGCGTTAGCAATGGAAGCcccattttgttgttgttgctgctgttacCACGTCAGCAGCTTTCCTGTACGCCTGACGAACGTTGTGGTGGGCGGGGATAttaattttgtatttgtattaaTTTTGGGGGATGTAATTTGTAGAATCGTAGCGCGACCTGTGAGGAGCCACGTCTTAATGCTCCTTGGTAGGCCGTCAGTCTACATGAATTTATGGAGACAATCAAATTAACAAATGTGCTCCTCTGACTAACAGTtgtcattttgttttcttctgcAATGCGAGCGATTGTTGACTGACCAGCGCACACACAGGTGCGTGGCACGCACGTTTTAATTACTTGAGCCGCCAATGATGGGCCCATAGTTTTCAACCGTGACTCTCTGGTCAAACATACGTCCATTCTGTTAGATAAGATGAATGACTTCTGCGTGGGGTGTCGTAGCTTGACTAATGGAAATGGTGCCGTACTTATAATGGGTATAGCCTCACTTCAGATCACTCTGTAGTGGATCCTGCTGCGGTTCGCTTAAGGTAAGTGCCTCCTTGCGGACTTTTGCACGCCGTTTCCCGTGTTGGTAGATATCATGCCTCTATTCTGAGCCCAGGAATCTAGCGTTCAGAAGCACACGTAGATACAAAGATAGTGACATATACGCCTCCGAAACCTTGCATGGCAACGTCTTACTGCTGgcagttgtttgtttgtttgtttgtttgtaacaaaaaaaaaaaaaaaagagaggagaaattgaactcgtctcccgattTGTTCTGGTACtgctaacataaattctcatccccccccacccccaactCCCCCAAAATACTTCTCATGTGCTCTACTcacaagttcgctattcactatgcacGTGTTCGCGGTTGTTGCGGTTGTATCACTCATGCAGATTATAGAAAAGGTTAAAATTTGGGCTGGCTCGTGCTGTACTCTAGGATcgataaaaccctcagtgcCGTAAACAAAGAGGACGACAGACACACACTTAGCGAgacttttagtacatcggaaggaaAACGATACGATGGAGGAAGTTATTAAGAGGGACGGCGAGTGGGGACAGAGAGCCGGGGATGAAGCTCGGGGGCCCGCAAGACCCAAGGACAGATGGTTGCTAATATCAGTAGAGGTGAGGAGGGGGTGGGGGTCCGGGTTGGACTCACACGGATTCATCCCTGGGACCCGTGAGTTCTCTCGCCGTCTCTGGTGATCAAATCCGCAGGaatgtgatgtcactcgctTCAAATAAGCAAGGAGATTGGCttatcgttttctttttttttggggggggggggggattgttaTCGTGAAACATTTCTATCTATTAAAACTCGCTGATTCAAAGGCGAAGTAGCGCCGAACTGAACTGCAAACCAAGGGTTCGCTTGCTTGGGTCGGTAGTCCTTGGTTGGCAGACCAGTGTCCCCTTTTTCGTGTGTGTCTGTGGTCTTATTTGTTCCTGGCACCGAGGGTTCAGACCGATTTTAGTATCTTCCTGTCACCTTAAAAATACGGTATAGGTCTTTACTGTTCTAAAAAATTCACTAAGCCTGTAATAACGATTGGGATATCAGTATACTTCAATGCACGGTTCTTTTTGTAGTAGGTACAGTAAAACCTGAGTAATCTAGCTTGCCGTTTTGCATTGTGCGATACTGTTCAGTCGTATTTGATAGCCGGGAGAACGCAATAAtttattattgtttttttttaagttcagtgttagcgccgcgaagcaactgtggcaatgagaggcgtacagacgtggacagattgagagaggacagcaggaaggagtgggggcagggggggttagtatgcgtcctgggcccacttcagggggaactgtgccgacattcgtctggaaagtcgaTGATTGGGATCGGTTTTGTCCGGTACCCAGTTGTAGGGCAAGCTTTCCCAAAATGTATTGGAGGCCCGAATAAAAGCCCATTGCTCAAAGGCATCGAAAGTTTAAATTGTCCAGTGTGTACTGGCGATGACCCCAACCCTATTGAGGCGATGGTACACATCGTTTGCGAGATAGATATGTTTTTGTATCTATAAGGTAGGAGATCAGTATTTTCGACGGCCTTGGGGTCTTAATTGTTACTTTTTGGTAGATATGGCTCTTTGCAGCATGCCCCGATTGTACTACACGGGCGTGTGTCGATGAAACAATAATTATTTTTCTGCGCGTCGTAATTGGCGAGACACAAACCGTTATACAAAACATCAAACTCTGATGATAGAGGGGCGAGAGCCATTCTCATTGGTTCCCGAAAGCACGTCACCCCTTCTGCCGCTGCCTCACTGGTAGGTATagcttaaaggggccgtaaagaGGCCCTTGATCGTAATTGCTGAGGAAAGCGCCACGTCGAAATGACGTGAGTTCGAGCCCAGGGCGGAGCTAAaaagcgaaagagtgcagtgaatatttcatccgcaTGCCAGCGCCTTTTGGATTTGAGCACTAGTAGTAATTTACAAGGAGCTTTCAGTTGCCTCAGTTGCAATAATATAACGCAGAGAAATGCGCACCTTCTATAGCTGTTTACGGCCCTTTAATGTGATGTGAAAGGCGGATGAGATTCAGTATTCCTGGTGCGGATTTTCCTCGGGTCCATTACCCCTTTCATTCACATTCACATTCGATGCACACAGCCTTCTTTAACATCTATCCTGCTTATAACTTGGGGCGAAATGTCAGAACCTTCTAATTATCATCTTTTCGTCATTCGACACCGGGAAGCCGATTATTCTAGTGCTCGAAtatgtgtttttcattgtgcAGCGTAAGTGAATGTGCAATGTAACTTGAAATTCTAATTCACTTTGCCGTAATTAACTTTGCAGGAGATACGATggctcatactgcagtcatcaAAGTAGTCATCGTTCTCGCAGCCCTTGTTGCGGCATGTGAGTCCAAAAAGGCAAGACATGCCCGTCAGGTAGCGGACCTCCTTCTCGGTGGTATGGGACAAGGGCACGTCGTCTCTTCCCACGTACAGTCTCAGCAAAGCCACAGCAAGACCGTATCTGCATCCGGTGGTAGCTCTCCAGGGTTTACGGTGGGCGTATCTCACGGCGTTCCACTCACAGGGGGCCTGACGGAATTCCATCACTCCTTTGCGGGTGGGGCTCCCCACTATGCAtttggtggtggcggtggctCGTACGGACTGGGGTACGGTCAACATGGGACGTACGGTGTAGGCGGCTTTTCAGGGCAGGGCTTCGGACATGTCAACGTCTTGCACGGTCCGCCAACTCACTCAGCTCACTTTGGAGGGGCCCTCGGAGCATTTGGACATTTGGGAACATACGGAGCTGATCATGTCCAGAGTGCGGCTGTAGAGCATCACCATCACTCCAGCACGGCACAGGCTCATTCGCAGATTGCTCATCAGGCATTGTCGCAAGCAGAGGCAGTACAGCAGGCGCAGCTTCAAGCAGCCCACGCATCAACGAGTCTTTTGAGAAAGGCTATGGTACATCATACCGCTGCCCAACAAGCACAGGCGGCCGCagaaagcgctaaaaacagatTACTTCAAGCATCCGCGACTAGGCAAGCTCTCCTTCAGTATTCAACCCTTGGAGCACACCCTGCTGGCTACCATGGGGCATACGGAACTGGGGGTTTCAGTAATTTGTACGGAGCATCtggacttcatggaagtggttTTTACGGGACTGGCTTTGGAAGCGCCAACTTACATGGCCAATGGCATGGAGGACATGGATATCACGGTTTTGGCCCACTGTATGGTGCGCATGACGTGCATCATGCAACAAATCTCTATGGCAGCTACGGGCTAAATCAGGGGGCGACCTTCCCAGGAAGCATGTCATTCCACGCTGGCTTACATGGTCATCCAGGGGTGGCACATCAATTTGGTGGGGTCAGCGTTTACCCCAGTACCTATGGCCACACAGGTGTTTACGGACACGGAAGCACCGGGTTCACGTCGTTTCCCACCAGCCACGGTCTAGTGCTTCCAGGACACACTTTCGGGGCAGGCTACGGTAATTTCGGAACTGGCGGCGCGTACAACCTTGGTGGGGTTCAACATGGTCAAGCAGTCAGTCAGGTGAAGCACTGCACATCAGTGCACGCCGTTCATAATATCCACGGCGGACAACCACAGTTCTTGCCTGGTTTAGGCGCGGTAAATGCGGGCATGTTAGGTGTCGGATATCATCCAGGCAGTGCTCTCTACGGTGCACTGCAACCTGGACACCTGTCTGGAGGATACCACCAAGGTGGTCACCTCTACGGTGGGTCATACGGAGGAGGGGGCGGTCACGTCTACGGTGGAGGGCTCGTCTTGCCGCAGACATCGCACCAACTGTTCTCTGCTGGGCAACCGTTCGGTTCGCACGTGTCATTCGACCATGGTTACGGCCTGGGGTCCGGACTGAATGGTGTGCATCACAGTTTCGTCGGAAACAATCACTTGCCCTTCGGCTTGGGACAGACATATCAAACATTTCATGGATGAATGTGGTGAGGAAGTGTCAAGATCCCCATACCCACCCTATATGCACTAACCTGCACTGACCGATCTGCATCAAGATACCTGACGTGCACGTACTGGTCAGCAGCGTGCGTAGTGATAACTAATACGAAATAAATGTATTAAAAACCTACTTGAGTGCGTTCTAGCTTTTTCACCGTAGTATGCACACCTGCTTTATCCACTATGTTGAGTCGCAGAAAGCAATCCTTGATCGATTCTTCCTTGATGTATAAAGCATTTCCAGGCCATAGCATACGAAATGGCTTCTCCCGCAGCGGAGCCAATACTAGTACGACTACACATGCAAAGACGTCGCTCTGTGCGTGTAATTATAGATTTTACCTATGCACAATGCAGGATCGTACCGATTAACTCACAGGTACGACGATGCTGACAGTTCCTTACAACAGACAAATATATGATTGGTAGGACCCCGTTTGTGAGTCGAGAGAGCCTAGGTAGCTAAGTACTGTTACATTGCAACACGGTTGCTTAACATGAATGCGGAAGCATTTCACGTTATGTAAAGCTAGGGCACGGAGGAGAGTAGGTGGTGGGTAGGTCTGACATGCGCGCACGTATCTGTGTTTCGTCCAAAGAGGCACCTTTGTCTTCACAAAGCAATTAATCGACCGAAACTATGGAACGTCCACACAGAGCGACAGCCACCGTCCTCATGAGGACCACGTACGTGGTCAGTAGCCAAAGTCTGGTCTTGTTGCCCGCGAAACACATCTCCAGCTTGTTTATGCAGGTCAGTGCGACTATACAACACTCTGTAATTGCAACATGCGTTGTGACGAACAGATGCACCTGGTCCGGACTTGCCCCCAACAGCTAGAAGGGCTAAAACGAGGCACCAAGAATGACTGTGGTAGAATGTTTGGTTCTGACGTATATGCGTGTGCATTCAAGTATGCAGAGGTATGAACAGGTACATATGGACAAGCGCAGCTTATCATCAGGTACGTCCTTAGTACATCTTTGAAGCATATTTGTGTCCTCAATACCCAGGCTGACGCTCGAAAGTGACTTACAACGTCATTTCCGCGTCCTCTGGAAGCAGCCAGTACCGGAACACACACTTTCTAATGACATTGTGTAGCAAGGACACAGACATGCTAAGGATACACACGCAACGAAAAGGATTTATTCACACTCCCCAGCAGCATACCACAGGGCACTTAAGTCTACTCAGGCAGTTCCGACAGCAGCATGTCGCTGGTTCGTATAGACGGACTAACCAGCCTTGAAGAGAAGCACGGCAACCTGGCCGACATAGAAGTAGGTGAACCGCTTCGTCTCGTAGGTGACGTACGAGCCGAAGCTCCTTCCGACGACGCAGTGCCAGGTAGGCATGAATTTGCGGTCGAATTCGGTCTTGATAAAAGCGGCGACGTCTCGCAAGATCTTGTGCCGTTCGATGGCCTCAACGGCCACCTTGATTGCTTCCTGCTGCATGTGCTCGGGGATATCTGACGCCTTGACGACGATCTTCTTGTTGGGCGCACTTGCCATCTTGAGTACCAATTACTGTCGACGACGCCGTCGTCGTACAGGAGATTTACGATGTGGCACGGAACACAAGTAGCCCGAAGCGCGCGCTCTGGGCGCGATCGCGCAGCGCTGTGGACGTATCCAATGTTGTGGGCATCGTTGTCGTTAGAAGGTGTGGTAGAAGTGGATTTCAGCAGCTCTAGATTTGCAGATCGCAGGATCGTCCTTTGCGCTTTGGATCTATCTGCTGATAGTCAACATGCGGAGTTCCTTCTTCAGTGGACCTGGCCTAGTATTTCTGCACGGTTTGCGTATCTTTGACGAAGTCACACACaagggcggatccaggatttttctgagaggaggggtccagccttggccagcatggTAGATGCAAGATCTCGGTCTactaaacactatgtgaagacagaaattaaTAAGGGGTCAGGACACCCTGACtccccctctagatccgcccctggtcacACAGCACTTTGAGTGCGAGTTTCCTGTCTGAGCTGGTACTCCAATTGCCCATTATCTTGGCAAAGGTGAGAGGCGTGCGGCTAAGCTTTCTTAGGTCCTTCACTAACTGTTCACGTTCTTTCGAGAACTTATTGCACTGCGTAATGACATAGTGGGTGGTATCCGGGAGCCTATACACGTTGAGCAGTCAggggcaggggcggatccagggggggggggctgcccccccccccccgagacatacctctaccccccattccggcagattttcctgctacatagcgaccccccccccgtcttctctcttttttcagtgccccccccccccgaggatcttccctgaATCCGCCCCTGGTCAGGGGAGTTTGCTTTGCCCTGCTTGCGGAGGACTGAGTTGGTTGCCAGGGCTGCGAGACGTATGCGGTGAATCAGTGTGGTGTATTCCCGTTTCATGTTGCCAGGTATGGAATACGTGAGCTCAGGATCAACGTGTTTGGTGTAATCTTCTGATCGCAATGTTTTCAGCCAGAGTTTCTTTGCGTATACTATATTTTAGTTTTGGTGTTGAGCAGGTTTATTGCGTCTTAGTGAACGGGATAGGTGATCGGTTCTGGTGAGAAAGGGACCCTTTTGCAAACATGTCAGCCAGTTCATTTCCCTCGATACCACAGTAAGCTGGTACCCATTGTAGTTCGACGCGGTGTCCTTTATCGACAGGCTACCTAGCAAGCTACACGCTATCAACAAGCTAACTAATCCAACTACTCCCCTCCCCCCTATATAGTTGACATTCAAGCGAAGAAGAGGAGCATACTCCTCAACTAAAGCAAATGGAGCAGCAGACTCCAGATGCGGGCGTCACCAAGCTCCAAAACGCAGCTACTTCCACTACTCAGCAATTCTATGCGCGGGAGACCCAACGAAGCCCTTCCCTATACAAAAAGACGCGCCACCGGCTCCATACAGACAGTGTTGAGACATGGCTGCCATCTTTTCATGCCACTTGGCGCCAAACCACGAGGGAGGCCCGTGCAGCTCCAAGAACCGTGGATAAGAGCCCTTTCATCCCGCTGACCAAACCGGACATCGCTGGCCGAGTCAATAGGCAGTGCGCCCTAGTTCCCAGACTGTGGGATGGATTTGTGGAACGGATCTGACGCACGGACTGTTGTATATAATGCTTAGAGATGACGTGCTTCCGTTTATGTTTCCTATTTAAGCGCGGGACCCCAATTCTTGAGTTGTCTGTCTGTCTTCAGTCGTCACCATGCTGCAATAAATGCTTGTTATGTTACGAAGACCGGACCCCTGATCCTCTACCTCCATCACGCTACCACTCGGAGACTTGGTTCCCAACAACTGGTTGACAGCGGCGGAATGGACTCGCTGGACCGCGACTTCGTGCACGGGTGAGTGTTTTGCGTTTCTTGGTCGAGATTATTGCCAGGCTGTGAGAATCGGTAGGCAAAATCGGTTAGATATCTTTTGTAGGGCGCCAAAGTGCTAGTGCGTCACCGAAAAAGATAGGGCCTTCGGGAAATTAACACTCAAGAGAGTACGATGGATTTAAATAAGTTGCGTGTGCCGGAGCTACTATTGCTGCTCGAAGAGTTGGGAGGTAATGCAGGACAGGTAAAAAGGAAGCCGAAAATCATCGAGCTGATTCAGGGGATAGGAGCCGATGACGATGAGCTGAAAGAGTGCTGGGAGTTGATAGTCCAGAGAAAGGAAGATGAAGAGCTAGCCAAACAGGAACGTGCCGAAAGAGAAAAGCGCGAGTACGACTTGGCTATGAAAAAGATGGAACTGGAAAAGCTAAAGCTCGAAACGGAGGGAGCCAGTAGGCCAGGATCCAGAAATGGGGACGAAAAAAGGGTCAAAATAAAGGATCTAATGCAGCCATTCAAAATCAGCGAGGACATTGGTTTGTTCCTGGTGAACTTTGAAAGATGTTGTGAGAAAGTCGGTTTTGACCGCGGGACGTGGCCCCAGAAGCTTCTGACATTGCTCCCATGCGAGGCCGCCGACGTAATTGCGCGTTTGAGCAAGGAGGACGCCGATAACTACGATAAAACGAAGTCTGCGCTCCTAAAAAAGTTCCGGTTATCCACCGAAGCGTTTCGACAACGGTTCCGTACCTCCGAGAAAAAGGTAGATCAGTCCTATCCCGAATTTGCGTACAGCCTCAAGGCATACCTAACAGAATGGTTAAAGAGCGCTGAGGTGTACAGCAGCCGCGACAAGGTCGTTGAGTGCTTCGCACTGGAGCAATTTTATCGTTGTGTCCCGGAGCCGGCAAAATTCTGGGTTCAGGATAGGCTCGATAGCGTCGACGTACAAAAGGCCGCGGAGCTCGCAGAAGAATACGCGACACGCAGAAAATTGCTAAATAGGGAAAATACTTTCTCCAAAGGGTCAAAAGAGGAAAGCAGAGAAAGTGGAAAAGTTGAGACGGGACGACGATACCCCCGTAAGCGTTCTGAAAAGGCTTCGGTTGAAAGGGAAGGCGCCCGCGAAAATAGGCCAGTTCTCCCTAAGTCCGGAGATAAGAACAACCAAACGGGCGAGAACACAAAGGTGTTCGAGGCAAAGAGACAGAGCCTTTGTTACACATGTAAGAAACCAGGGCATTACGCGGCCAACTGCCCAGACAAGGTTGTCATGTCTTACGTTAGTAACTGTCCGGAAAATGCTAAATTGCTAGAGCCTTACATGAGGGACATGGTGGTGAACGGAAAACAATGCAAGGTTCTCCGCGACTCCGCCGCGACTATGGATGTAGTGCATCCGTCCTATGTAACGCAAGCAGATTACACTAGCGATTGTGCATGGATCAAACAGGTCGTAGAGGAGCACAGCGTATGTTTGCCAATAGCAAGGGTAACGATAGAAGGTCCATTTGGGGTTCTTGTGACCGAAGCTGCGGTGTCCAAAAACCTCCCTCTTTGCTACCCGTACCTGTTTTCTAACAAGTCTGATCAACTGTTGAAGGAGAGGGGACAGTGCTTTTCGGAAGAGGTTGTGCTCGCGTTGACACGCGCAAAGGCCAGGCAGCTTGCGACGAAATTGCAATTTGATGACAAGGGGAATACTCCAAACCATGCGGCACCACCATTAGAGCAACGGGTAGAGTCCGACGCAGTGAATGACAATGGTAAAGGCCGAGAAGAGAAAAGTGGGACAGCGGATGAGGCATGTGAACTAGGTAGTGGAGGAACCGTCGCTACGGACATGAACCTTGGAGCGATAGAATGCGAAGTCCTTCCCCCAGTGTCTCGAAACTTCCAAGCCCTCGCTAGCGTAGAGAAGTCAGTCCTAGCAGCCGAGCAAAAAAGTGATCCGTCCCTCATCGACTTGCGACATAAGGTTGAGGAGGGCTTAGCAAAGAAGAACGTTAGTTTCCATGTGAAATCGGGTTTACTGTACAGACAGTACCAGGATAGAAAAGGCAAGGTAGTCGAACAGTTGATCGTCCCCCAAAAGTATCGAAGCGACTTACTACATCTTGCGCACTCTAGCTCCTGGGCCGGACATTTAGGCGTGCGGAAAACCAAGCTTCGGCTAACGCAGGACTATTATTGGCCAGGCTGCTGGAAGGATGTGGAGCTCTTTGTAAGATCGTGCGATGTGTGTCAAAGGGTAGGCAAGTCGGGCGACAAAAAGAAGGCACCGATGCAACTTGTTCCAATAATTACTGAGCCATTCCGTCGACTCGTGATCGACGTAGTAGGACCGCTCCCTTCGTCATCATCTGGGTCTCGCTATATCCTGACCGCACTTTGCCCTGCCACAAAATTCCCTGAGGCGATACCACTCAAAGAATTAAGTTCGGCAAATGTAGTTGATGCACTGCTGTCAATCTTTGCTCGGGTGGGCTTTCCGGCAGAGATACAGTGTGATAACGGCAGCGTATTCACGAGCGCCCTTACGACGACGTTCTTTCAAAGATGTGGAATGAAGGTGCTTCATAGTTCCATTTACCATCCGCAATCTAATAGTGTTGAACGAGTCCACTCCGTTTTAAAGCGGGTGCTGCGTTCCCTATGCTTCGAGCATAAAAGAGATTGGGAAGCTTGTTTGCCGGCGGCTATGTTCGCGCTCCGTTGTGCGCCCCATGATACGACAGGCTTTTCTCCAGCCGAATTAGTCTACGGAAGAAGCCTAAGGTGCCCTTTGCGTATGTTACGGGAGTCATGGGAGGGGCAAGGAGAACACCCCACGGTGGTCGAGTACGTGTTAGATCTCCTAGATCGGTTGAGTCATGCCAAGGAGGTAGTCGGAGAAAACATGAAATCCGCCCAGCAGAAAGCAAAGGCTTACTATGATAAGAGTGCCCGAAAGCGTTCTTTTGCAGTCGGAGACCAGGTTATGCTGCTTAAACCGTCTAAACAAAATAAGTTAGAGGTGCAGTGGGAAGGACCCGCTAACGTAGTCCAAAAGATTTCGGAGACGAATTACGCGGTGGAAATGGGAAACCGGCAAAAAAAGGTTAAGGTGTACCACTGCAATCTGATGAAGCCCTACAGAGAAAGGGAGGCTGTTGTCAACATGACATTAAACACGCCCGAGGAGGAACATAACGAAATTCCTGATGTCGGCACCAACAAAGAGCTTACGACAGCAGAAATTTTCGAAACAGCTCGTGTAGGGGAAAATCTAGAACCGTCGCAGTTGGAGGATCTAAAGCGAGTCATTGAGGAATTTCGACCACTATTTTCTGAGAAGCCGGGAAAAACTTCGCTGGTAGTGCACGATATAGAGCTCACAAGTGAACAACCGGTACGTTCGAAGCCCTATCGAATGTCCCCGAGGCAGAAGGATATCATGCAGGTCGAAATCCAGAAAATGTTGGAATTGGGAGTGATAGAGCCGGCCGAGAGCGACTTCACGTCACCCATGATTCTGGTTGAGGTCCCTGGGAAAGACCCCCGTCCGTGTATAGATTACCGTCGACTTAACTCTATAACACGTGACGAAACGTATCCCATACCGAACATCGAGGAGCGGTTAGAATCGGTAAGTGGGGCCAAATTCATTTCGACGCTGGATTTGGTAAGGGGATACTGGCAGGTCCCTCTTACGGAGCGTGCGAGTCGTTACGCAGCGTTTGTTTCCCCGTTTGGTACCTATCGCCCTGTCATGTTAGCGTTCGGACTTAAGAACGCGCCATTTTGCTTTTCGAAGCTGATGGATCGGGTTCTTCATGGGTTGGGCGACTTTGCACTACCGTATTTAGATGACGTTGCCGTGTTTTCGGATAGCTGGGAGGAGCACGTTATGCACCTGCGAACTGTGCTACGTAAACTTCAGGAGGCAGGTCTCACGGTTCGTCCCCGAAAGTGTCAGTTAGGG
It encodes the following:
- the LOC135400742 gene encoding shematrin-like protein 1, translating into MAHTAVIKVVIVLAALVAACESKKARHARQVADLLLGGMGQGHVVSSHVQSQQSHSKTVSASGGSSPGFTVGVSHGVPLTGGLTEFHHSFAGGAPHYAFGGGGGSYGLGYGQHGTYGVGGFSGQGFGHVNVLHGPPTHSAHFGGALGAFGHLGTYGADHVQSAAVEHHHHSSTAQAHSQIAHQALSQAEAVQQAQLQAAHASTSLLRKAMVHHTAAQQAQAAAESAKNRLLQASATRQALLQYSTLGAHPAGYHGAYGTGGFSNLYGASGLHGSGFYGTGFGSANLHGQWHGGHGYHGFGPLYGAHDVHHATNLYGSYGLNQGATFPGSMSFHAGLHGHPGVAHQFGGVSVYPSTYGHTGVYGHGSTGFTSFPTSHGLVLPGHTFGAGYGNFGTGGAYNLGGVQHGQAVSQVKHCTSVHAVHNIHGGQPQFLPGLGAVNAGMLGVGYHPGSALYGALQPGHLSGGYHQGGHLYGGSYGGGGGHVYGGGLVLPQTSHQLFSAGQPFGSHVSFDHGYGLGSGLNGVHHSFVGNNHLPFGLGQTYQTFHG
- the LOC135400746 gene encoding uncharacterized protein LOC135400746, with translation MASAPNKKIVVKASDIPEHMQQEAIKVAVEAIERHKILRDVAAFIKTEFDRKFMPTWHCVVGRSFGSYVTYETKRFTYFYVGQVAVLLFKAG